The Coffea arabica cultivar ET-39 chromosome 3c, Coffea Arabica ET-39 HiFi, whole genome shotgun sequence genome contains a region encoding:
- the LOC140037893 gene encoding uncharacterized protein translates to METRQRRTRGRGREPRQVQDQGEEQGSVANQNQGPRGDGGDQVATAINRMTDLLAHLVDQQGQVLGNQQRDPEVGEDRALERFQKFAPPKFLGGPEPEVAENWFERMEDIFAALHYSEERQEKREDEFIKLRQGTSSVAEYETQFTRLSKFAPELVVSEQKRIRRFIQGLNVEIQKDLAAAQIDTFKDALEKAQRVEQARSQVRTFQAKKRGASTNTPGRSDQNVPPPKFGKGTSGARIAGTPRGGASSRGAQDNCWKKLKKCLVCGSSEHQIATCPVKNRDGNGGTQSEKSNPKQPTASASRPKTSARVFALDHRRVPDSSEVVEGTIPIFHRLAKLLIDPGATHSFVNPAFMCGIAANPVKLPYDLEVKTPTGNQSLITNMVYKNCEIWVGERKLVGDLISLDLKGYDVIIGMDLLARYNAQLNCKTKVVEFSIPGEATLWLDVRGRLALSALVSGIRARKLLSKGAQGYLAFLINTPGDKVKLEDVVVVNEFPDIFPDELKSMPSEREIEFKIDLVPGTAPIAKTPYRMAPAELKELKLQLQDLLE, encoded by the exons ATGGAGACTAGACAAAGACGTACTCGGGGCCGTGGACGAGAACCCAGGCAAGTCCAGGATCAAGGGGAGGAACAAGGTTCGGTGGCAAATCAAAACCAGGGACCCCGAGGTGATGGAGGGGACCAAGTAGCAACAGCTATTAATCGAATGACTGATTTGTTGGCCCATTTGGTTGACCAGCAGGGTCAAGTACTTGGTAACCAACAAAGGGACCCCGAAGTAGGCGAGGATAGGGCCCTGGAgcggtttcaaaagtttgctcctccaaaatttcttggaggacctGAACCTGAAGTTGCCGAGAATTGGTTCGAGCGAATGGAGGATATATTCGCTGCGTTGCATTACTCTGAAGAGAGGCAA gagaaaagggaggatgaGTTCATTAAACTGCGCCAAGGCACTTCAAGTGTGGCAGAGTATGAAACGCAGTTCACCCGACTTTCCAAGTTTGCCCCAGAATTGGTGGTAAGTGAGCAAAAGCGTATAAGGCGGTTTATACAAGGTTTGAATGTAGAAATCCAAAAGGATTTAGCTGCCGCTCAAATTGACACCTTTAAGGATGCGCTTGAAAAGGCTCAACGTGTGGAGCAGGCCCGATCTCAAGTTCGGACCTttcaggctaagaagcgtggtgCATCTACCAATACTCCTGGCCGAAGTGATCAGAATGTGCCACCTCCGAAGTTTGGAAAGGGTACGAGTGGAGCCCGAATTGCGGGGACACCAAGAGGTGGAGCTTCATCTAGAGGAGCTCAAG acaattgctggaaaaagTTGAAAAAGTGCCTTGTTTGTGGAAGTTCTGAACACCAGATTGCCACTTGCCCTGTTAAGAATCGTGACGGGAACGGGGGTACCCAGTCGGAAAAGTCAAACCCTAAGCAACCTACCGCCAGTGCAAGTCGACCCAAAACCTCTGCTAGGGTTTTTGCTTTGGACCACCGGCGAGTTCCGGATTCCTCGGAagtagtggaaggtacgatccctatattCCACCGCTTAGCTAAACTTTTGATTGACCCTGGGGCAACCCATTCTTTTGTGAATCCTGCCTTTATGTGTGGTATTGCTGCGAATCCTGTTAAGTTGCCGTATGATTTAGAAGTGAAAACACCGACTGGGAATcaaagcctaattaccaatatGGTctataaaaattgtgagatttgggtAGGAGAACGGAAGTTAGTGGGTGACTTGATAAGTTTAGAccttaaggggtacgatgtaaTTATAGGCATGGATTTGCTGGCCCGTTATAACGCCCAATTGAACTGTAAAACAAAGGTGGTAGAATTCTCAATACCCGGAGAGGCAACTTTATGGTTGGACGTGAGAGGTAGGTTAGCCTTGTCTGCACTTGTTTCGGGAATCCGAGCCAGAAAGTTGTTAAGTAAGGGGGCGCAAGGCTACTTAGCCTTCTTAATTAATACTCCTGGAGATAAAGTGAAACTGGAGGATGTTGTAGTAGTGAATGAATTTCCTGATATCTTTCCCGATGAGTTGAAATCAATGCCATCAGAAAGGGAAATAGAATTTAAGATCGATTTAGTACCTGGAACTGCTCCCATTGCAAAAACgccataccgaatggcccccGCCGAACTTAAAGAGTTGAAACTGCAGTTACAAGATCTGTTAGAATGA